The DNA sequence TCGCTGCGGCCACGGCGCGCGTCCGGCCGCAGACCTGACAGCGCCCGTTCCAACCGCTCGGGCCCGACGGTGATGCGGGCCTTGGGCGCCAGCCGCCGGGTGACGGCGAGGGTGTCGGGATGCGGGTCGGACAGCACGACGACATCGGCGAACTCGACCTGCCCCACGAGCACCTGCGCCACCGTCCTGCCGTCGTCGAGTTCCTCCTCGCCGACCGCTCCGGGGAGCCAGGTCGGTGTGTGCACCGCAGTGACCACCGCGCTGAGCGCGACGTCGCGCGCACATGCCGACCGGGTCAGCGCGAAACACAATTGCTCGGGCTCGGTCCACGGCGAGAGGCGGACGACGATGCGCTCGACGCCGGGCCGACGGTGCAGCGCACGCAGGTGGTCGAGCAGGTCGTTGCGCACCGTGCAGGCCACACAACAGTTCATGAGCTCGAGCACCGTGTCGGCGCTGACATGCACCCCGTTCTGCACCGTGACCGTCCGGCGGTGCACGACGTGTCCGTCGAACCAGTGCTCGACCAGGGCGGTGCCGGGCACGAGGAGGGCGTGAGCGATCTCGTCGGTGTCGCACTGGCCAGCCACGACGATGACCGGGGTCCGCATACTTCCTCCTCTATCGGGAACGATTTTCATCAGGACGTTGTTCACGCTACAGTCGACGACACCAGTTGTCGAAAATCATTGTCATTAAGGAGGTCCCCGTGTCCGCTCACTGCCAGGTGACCGGTCGCTCCCCGAGCTTCGGAAACACGGTGTCGCACTCCCACCGCCGCACCCGCCGGCGCTGGGACCCCAACATCCAGCGCAAGACCTACTACCTGCCCTCCGAGGGGCGCCGGGTCACGCTGCGCGTCAGCGCCAAGGGCATCAAGGTCATC is a window from the Mycolicibacterium poriferae genome containing:
- the mrf gene encoding ribosome hibernation factor-recruiting GTPase MRF, which gives rise to MRTPVIVVAGQCDTDEIAHALLVPGTALVEHWFDGHVVHRRTVTVQNGVHVSADTVLELMNCCVACTVRNDLLDHLRALHRRPGVERIVVRLSPWTEPEQLCFALTRSACARDVALSAVVTAVHTPTWLPGAVGEEELDDGRTVAQVLVGQVEFADVVVLSDPHPDTLAVTRRLAPKARITVGPERLERALSGLRPDARRGRSDNPHGPLLAGQPPLEPMGPVRLVEFAARRPFHPERLHAAVDLLLEGVVRSRGRLWLANRTDRVMWLESAGGGLRVDHAGPWLAAMTSREGAYVDPERRAMADLAWSDRHGDRHTSMTVLVCGADPEEILAGLRGALITDDEMARPKSWRHYPDPFGDWHLDRLLTEDA
- the rpmB gene encoding 50S ribosomal protein L28 is translated as MSAHCQVTGRSPSFGNTVSHSHRRTRRRWDPNIQRKTYYLPSEGRRVTLRVSAKGIKVIDRDGIEAVVARLRREGQKI